The Alnus glutinosa chromosome 8, dhAlnGlut1.1, whole genome shotgun sequence DNA segment ATATGGCACCTTTTTAATAGGTGGCATTTTCCAAGCATTTAGATGCTTAAAAAGGTCATAAATTCCGTAATTTGAAaatctacaatttcaaagaaacttTAGGGGATCCTTATCCTTTTGACACCATTTGAAAAACTTCTCAAAGATAAAGCCAGTTtagggcagtcaaacccaggaaacCTATCCACTATAGaagaatttaattttcaaagaCACATGTACAAAACCTTTGTAATAGACACCTTCCTTGTACAGATAAGAGACTCACTTGCCTCCTACTGTAGTAGTTCCAGAACTTTTGGGCAATTCTTCTATCAAGCTTCCTCTTGCAATCCTAAAACTTTGGTAGCTAAAGGTTTTTGTAAACTTGTGTGGTTTcaataaaactctaagagagaatTGATCTTGGAAGCATGGAGATTGAATTTTCTTTCTTAGCACAATAAATAGACAACCTAAGCAACATCAACACCTTGGGAGTCGTGCATATCAGTCCTTAAATGCCCCAAGGAAATATAAGTGTTTTAGTCCAATCAAAACATTAACATGTGCAATTTTGCAGATGGCATCCGAAAGTATAAGTAAGCTCGTCCGGACAAGGCTAGGGTTTCATGCCTTAAATCCTGGCGACATTCGGACATGTCTGAACCCATTTGTGGACGAGCTGCTTGGGACTCCAAATAAAAGCTTATTGTGCGGAACCCATCGAAAGTATTTGCAAATGAGGCTTTTAGTTGCTCCAAATACAACATCTCGTCTCGACTCCATCAAATGTTTTTGCAAACGAGGCTCTCGGGGGATTTAGGATACATTTGACTAATTTGGACCCATGCGAACGGTTTTCCGAATGACCTTCTTGGTGGTTCTTTGAAATTCACTTATTAAGTGTCTCATCTGGACAGGTACTAACACAATTCCAAACGAGTGCCTCGTTGGCTCTTTATAACACATCACATCCAGACATCAATAGGCGAATTTTTGAACTTGACCTTTGTTCTTTACAACTTTGATGAATTTTGTCAAACTCCTAAGTACTAGAATACCCCAAAAGTGTACATTCAATCTCTTTTTATGAACACTAAATTGGccactaaaaaactaaaacatcaAGCGAAAATTCTGAAACCAGAGAGTTCAATTGACAATTCAATTGACCCTCAGTTGAGCGAACCTACAATAGCCTATTTTTTCCTCAGCTGACTTAACTTATTAAACCTAGGTTTTACCCTACATATTTAAGCCTTAGTACACACGCTTCACATAGTGAGGTGTGACTATTTCATACGCATTGCGTGTAAACATAGATTAAACCTTTTCATTGTTTATTACCTTTAATCCACATAAAAAGAATTTAGCCACAGGTGTTCTGATTTGCAGTGAGCGAATTCGTTCATGGAGGAGATACTGTAGAAGAAGGCCAAAGTTCTGGAGTCATTGTGATGGGAGGCAAACATGTCATTTGCTGGGATTACGAGCTTGTATCTAGGTTATGAAGGTTGTAAGTAGTCtggttataaattttttttcttccatagtAGTCTTCCTTTTGGATTAACAGCATAGCAGGCTTTCAgactagtttttcttttgaagagtTTTTCAAAAGTTCACACTTCGTTACCAAAATCTGTGTTAATCttattttatgctttcttaGGTTTGGTAATTATAACTGTTGTATTTGGATTGTAAACTGATTATATTGCTAATCTGAATTGTGTTGGATTGAAATTGTAATGACCTACCTTcaacgacataatattgtccacttttagTTCTCCCGAACTAGACTTTCCatgaggtcacccatcttggtactactTTCGCAGAAGTACGGTTAACTGAGGAATTATGATagttcatggccatcacagctttaaaaagAGCTGTATCAAGGAatgtgcgaatatacatataagcacatacccATTTTCATACCCAAGCGATGTGAGACGTTACAATCACTCTCTCTTGAGACCCAGCATCCCCGTtagcgaccctcatgggatcgctccattcttggcgtcccagcTAGTGCCTGCTAGTGACCCTCATAGGCTTGTGCACACTCCTTCATCTCAGGCTggacaatggctctgataccatttgaaACGACCCACCCCTAATGATACAATATTGTCAATTTTTGGCTCCTCCGAACCAGACTTCGTAGGAGGttacccatcctggtactactcttgcagaagcacgcttaactgcagagttctgatcggttcatgaccatcacggctttaaaacacgttgtgtcaaggagggtgcgaatatacatataagcacatacccATTCCTATACCCTATCAATGTGGGGCGTCACAGAAATATTCTCTAAAATTTGAAGTGGGGGGATACCTTACTCAAAGATGTTCAATTGTACGTGTATCATATATATCACAAATATtgtaataagaaaaaataatttccaatcggatccatttgaaaaaaagtagaatTTGTGAGAAACATTACGAATTTTAAACAACTAACGAAAAGAGCAGATCGGGTAAATAATTACGAAGTCAAACAGGCCTTTTTGTTTGGGGATAGAGGGACTTGAACCCTCACGATTTCTAAATTCGACGGATTTTCCTCTTACTATAAATTTCACTGTTGTCAGTATTGGCATGTAGAATGAGACTCAATCTTTATTCTCGTCAACTTAACAATAGTTCTGGTTCCTTGACGAATTTCAACCTTTTTGTTCGAGTGATTCAAAGGTGAGTAAGTAATTGAGTGGTAAAGTAACACATTGAATGGTGGCAAACAAAGTAAATGATTGATAGAAATTTGATAAATCCGAATCATAAACTTACAGTTTTAAACCAACTAATATCTTAACTGGTTATATTAAATCCGCGCACAAagattttttaatgataaattttagagtaatgctatttagtagactgctataagggctttgaaaaaaaaatgactaatttTTCTGGCACATCATCCTAAATACATTAGAGTTATATAACAATCCACTAAATagtatttctctaaattttaacaACCATGTGAGTCAATAATTCAGCAAAGGAAATATGAAGGGAGAGATCTAAGAAATTGAGTGTTAACTTTTCAACTCTCACAAGTAATATATAAACCCCAAAACCCCAACATTTTCTTACTAAAGTAGTAGTTCTATAACAAAATTTTACTTtacataaaagagaaatgataaactTACAACCCTTACATAACTATCTCCCAACCCCAAAACACATTGGGTGGGACCCACATGTAGGACCCACATGCATGGGTCCCACTCCATGTGTCTTGGTTGTGGGATAGTTGTACAATGTAGGTTGTGCATGAATCACATTCctatataaaaatgaaatgatttttctacatcacattaccttACATCAattctacaccaagacacataaaAATACATGTGCAAGATTCTTAATGCGAAGAGTGATGGGATTCCAAGTCAACATGTTGAAATGTGCCGcaatagttttatatatatatatatatacatacacattgATCAGCATTTGTATGATTTGCACATATTAGTACAAAAAATGTCACACTTATTCTTACTCCTACATCTCAAGTGCACACTCCTAaacatgacagtaaaaatcaccattagattttgaataaattactattaattttttgattcaatagtaatttttactGCCAATTCAAAGAATATGCACTTAAAATGAAGGGAATGTGTGTATCATTTCTCTGTTAGTATTATCCTCATTTCTTCCAATTGCTGACTATTGTATCACTATCAAGTATCAAAGTTCAAAAGTAACCGTCTACAATTGATAATTAATACAAAAAAGCCTcaagttttgaattttggaaGCGGTAGAGAGTTGAAAAAAACTCAAGGCCATGTGCAACGGTTCCATGAATATTGCATAAGCTCGAGATCCGGCATCCATGGCtgaaattattaataatatcaCTACCTCTACACCCATTCTAGAAGTcgtcaaaacaaaataataataattataataatcaatcaatcaatgtgGAATGATACATTACAATAAAGAACTGAACCCCCCTCTGTGGATTGCAGCTAGCAATGGCCTCGAAACACCGCGCTTGTAAATCAACTTCTTCTTGTTCTAAGTTCCCCTCCATTAGATATTCAACTATCCTTGCTTCAATTCTACTTTTTACCTCCTTTTCCCTCTTCCTTGCATCATTAAGGCAGGTCCAGGAACCATTACTTCAGACAAGGCAAGCCCCGTCGTTTAAGGGTGACCTTAGAGACGCAAAATTTCCATGGAACAAGCTTTGCTTCGGACCCACCTTTGAGAAGCTCAAGCTCGCTGTATTCTCCAAGACATGGCCAGTTGGTGCAGCCCCTGGTGGCATGGAGCGCCATGCATCGACTCTATACCATTCCTTGGCCGCCTTGGGTCACGAAATTCATGTCTTCACAGTGCCTTCAGATAGAAGGCCTCACCACGACATCCATGATGGCAACCTGCATGTATACTTCGCAGCAAATGACCATGGATCAGTCAACTGCTCTCTagcatttgaaattttcagtAAGGTAAATGCAAATAGGGCGTTTGATTATGTACACACGGAGAGTGTTTCGTTGCCATATTGGCGTGCGAAACTGGTGCCTAATCTGGCTGTAACGTGGCATGGAATTTGGTATGGAATTATGCACTCAAAGTTGTTCCAAGAGCTTCTTTCAAACCCAAATGGGGGTTTGCCAGAGCCCATGACAGGGCTCCAAGAAGCTATGCCAAGGCTAGTCGACGAAATTAGATTTTTCTCAAGCTATAAACAGCATATATGTATCAGTATCAGTGCCGGTGACATTCTAGTTAACATCTATCAACTACCGCAAAGAAATGTCCATGTTATACTAAATGGGGTTGATGATACAAAATTTGTGCAAGACCCAGAAGCCGGTGGAAGGTTTAGAAGAAAGTATGGTGTCCCTGCCAATGCAAGCCTTGTCATGGGAGTGGCGGGGCGGCTGGTAAGGGACAAAGGGCACCCTCTTCTTTATGATGTCTTTTCATCAATGGTCAAACGACATCCCGGTGTATGTTTACTTGTAGCAGGGTCAGGTCCTTGGGGAAGAAGGTATGCTAAATTAGGCTCTAATGTGAAAATTTTAGGTCCGTTGGAGCCTTCAAAGCTGTCTGAATTTTATAATGCTCTTGATGTGTTTGTGAATCCAACACTGAGGCCTCAGGGCCTCGATCTTACATTGATGGAATCAATGCATTGTGGGACACCAGTTTTGACACCAAATTATCCAAGCATAGTTGGGACTGTAGTTGTAAATGAAGGATTTGGATATACCTTTTCGCCTAACGTGAATTCTTTTGTGGAGGCCTTGGAGTCGGTGATTAGAGATGGACCTGAAGTGTTGCAGAAGAAAGGCATGGCTTGCAAGGAATATGCACTGTCAATGTTTACGGCGACCAAAATGGCATCTGCTTACGAAAGGTTCTTCCTCTGCATGAAGGACACTAGATACTGTCAATACCCTCTTCCAACAGATTGTTAAAAGCTCTATTAAATGAAGGTAATATTGGTATATGAAAATCTAATATGGTAAAGTGGTTTATGTATGTTTTTGTAATTACCATCAGTATGCAACTTCTGAAAACAGGCAATATCTATACAAAATGAATTCCGAAGTCAAAGTTAAAAGAGTTAAGAGATATATTTAATGGCAAAAGGTCCGCTACTCTACAATTGAGTTTTATGCTcagtttgtttcaacgtaaaatgatttccatcgtaaaatagttttagggaagttatttttctaaaaaatatttttcaccgaaaacatttttcggtgtttggtgcgtatgaaaaattataaatatttttttgtatttttattcaatcatattaatctataaaaatcaatttttattcaaaacatataaatattaatgtaaaataatataaaaatcaccggaGACGAGATTTtcgtcactgaccgacaggatTCTGGCCACTTTTACCGGATTCTAGCTAACATAGCCAGAATCTAAGATAAAGGCTGGAATCCGGATAGTCTCGTCAGAATTTGGGTTGGCCGAATTCCGGCCAAAACTGTCGGAATTCGGCCCAGAACGACCGGACTCCGGCATACTGGCTGGAAATTGCTAGAACCGCTGGAATCTGGCCGGGattttctggccagatccggccggccgGCCGTTTTGGCTAGATGGCCGGAATACAATTAGTTTGGTCACTGGAATCtaggctgaccggattccgacGAAGATGGCCGGATTCTGTTGCTAAATTTCGGCGACATTGACCTGAGGTTGTCGGATTTCGATACCAGtaagatttcggtgatggtcgaTTGCTttaacgtgaaggtcgactgtgtcatTTAAAAGGGGTCGAATGGGTCTGGCgtcttcgaaaaatgatttacgcttttaaaaagcgtaaatcattttccgaatttACAAAGCATTTtcggtcaaacagaaatcattttctagaaatcgttttacgccgaaacaaacagataattaaatttagtacctgaggTCCGTATCTTCTAGAAATTGGCTGAACTACAGTTAATCGGTCGTCAACCTCAAGACTTTGATCTTAACATGTGCTGTGTTAGAATTATAGGATTTCTTTCTATAATTAAACTGTTCATTTCCTTATTAGATGATCTCATAATCTAATTATGT contains these protein-coding regions:
- the LOC133875968 gene encoding uncharacterized protein LOC133875968, whose translation is MASKHRACKSTSSCSKFPSIRYSTILASILLFTSFSLFLASLRQVQEPLLQTRQAPSFKGDLRDAKFPWNKLCFGPTFEKLKLAVFSKTWPVGAAPGGMERHASTLYHSLAALGHEIHVFTVPSDRRPHHDIHDGNLHVYFAANDHGSVNCSLAFEIFSKVNANRAFDYVHTESVSLPYWRAKLVPNLAVTWHGIWYGIMHSKLFQELLSNPNGGLPEPMTGLQEAMPRLVDEIRFFSSYKQHICISISAGDILVNIYQLPQRNVHVILNGVDDTKFVQDPEAGGRFRRKYGVPANASLVMGVAGRLVRDKGHPLLYDVFSSMVKRHPGVCLLVAGSGPWGRRYAKLGSNVKILGPLEPSKLSEFYNALDVFVNPTLRPQGLDLTLMESMHCGTPVLTPNYPSIVGTVVVNEGFGYTFSPNVNSFVEALESVIRDGPEVLQKKGMACKEYALSMFTATKMASAYERFFLCMKDTRYCQYPLPTDC